From Diceros bicornis minor isolate mBicDic1 chromosome 21, mDicBic1.mat.cur, whole genome shotgun sequence, the proteins below share one genomic window:
- the RPL30 gene encoding large ribosomal subunit protein eL30, which yields MVAAKKTKKSLESINSRLQLVMKSGKYVLGYKQTLKMIRQGKAKLVILANNCPALRKSEIEYYAMLAKTGVHHYSGNNIELGTACGKYYRVCTLAIIDPGDSDIIRSMPEQTGEK from the exons ATGGTGGCCGCAAAGAAGACG AAAAAATCGTTGGAGTCGATCAACTCTAGGCTCCAACTCGTTATGAAAAGTGGAAAGTACGTGCTGGGGTACAAGCAGACCCTGAAAATGATCAGACAAGGCAAAGCCAAACTGGTCATCCTCGCCAACAACTGCCCAGCCTTGAG AAAATCTGAAATAGAGTACTACGCCATGTTGGCCAAAACTGGTGTCCATCACTACAGTGGCAATAATATTGAATTGGGCACAGCATGTGGAAAATACTACAGAGTATGCACACTGGCTATTATTGATCCAG gtgattctgatatcATTAGAAGCATGCCAGAACAGACTGGTGAAAAGTAA